One genomic region from Haloterrigena gelatinilytica encodes:
- a CDS encoding S8 family peptidase — MHELGGGSVLIVEGPSDKSDALRTSAVVDDIIANETHVVDIERSASEGSASTEPQRENQWDKQLVRARAAHERATGAETTIAIIDTGVSHSHPALASRIDAERSRLFRYGRVHAGTADTLVAEAPADYYPSVRETTQHVSDDVHGHGTHVAGIAATGRNETGIVGMAPDAELVSLRSFFFERIADINPAFPDETIGVLMGSIADILLAIDYAAENGVDVINLSLGQTLPPDSRAYAAYRRVIQHAVKQGVVVVVAAENYGWNLDDESEYVLPADVSGASTVAATGPTDKRSHYSNYGDGAIDVAAPGGRYETVAKSKRTDSDAVAYPNPTNEVLSTVPADIYGGLYDYDFGTSMAAPQVAGLAALLLELEPDRHPRRIQQAIAQGAVDLSGEYTEGLGAGRIDAPNALDRISNGR, encoded by the coding sequence TTGCACGAACTCGGCGGCGGATCGGTGCTCATCGTCGAGGGACCGAGCGATAAGTCCGATGCGCTCCGGACGAGCGCCGTCGTAGACGACATCATTGCGAACGAAACACACGTTGTCGATATCGAACGGTCGGCATCCGAAGGGTCGGCCAGTACTGAACCCCAGCGCGAGAACCAGTGGGACAAACAACTGGTGCGCGCGAGGGCTGCTCACGAGCGGGCGACGGGTGCCGAGACGACGATCGCGATCATCGACACCGGCGTCAGTCACTCCCACCCTGCTCTCGCGTCACGGATCGACGCTGAACGCAGCCGACTCTTCAGATACGGGCGTGTTCACGCTGGGACTGCCGACACGCTCGTCGCCGAGGCGCCGGCAGACTACTACCCGTCGGTCCGGGAAACCACCCAGCACGTCTCCGACGATGTCCACGGCCACGGCACGCACGTCGCCGGGATCGCGGCCACCGGACGAAATGAGACCGGCATTGTTGGCATGGCACCGGACGCGGAACTCGTCTCCCTACGCTCGTTCTTCTTCGAGCGGATTGCGGACATCAACCCGGCGTTCCCGGACGAGACCATCGGTGTTCTGATGGGATCGATTGCGGATATCCTCCTCGCGATCGATTACGCAGCCGAGAACGGCGTCGACGTAATCAATCTCAGCCTCGGACAGACGCTTCCGCCGGACAGTCGAGCATACGCGGCGTATCGGCGCGTGATCCAGCACGCGGTCAAACAGGGTGTTGTCGTCGTCGTCGCCGCGGAGAACTACGGGTGGAATTTGGACGACGAATCCGAGTATGTGCTGCCGGCCGACGTCTCGGGAGCGTCTACCGTCGCTGCGACCGGCCCGACCGATAAGCGGAGCCACTACTCGAACTACGGCGACGGAGCGATCGATGTCGCCGCACCCGGCGGCCGATACGAAACCGTGGCGAAAAGCAAGCGTACGGATTCCGACGCGGTGGCATATCCGAACCCGACGAATGAGGTCCTGTCGACGGTCCCTGCGGACATCTACGGGGGACTGTACGACTACGATTTCGGCACCTCAATGGCGGCACCGCAGGTCGCAGGACTCGCCGCGCTCCTTCTGGAACTCGAGCCAGATCGTCACCCGCGACGGATCCAGCAGGCGATCGCACAGGGGGCGGTCGACCTCTCCGGCGAGTACACCGAGGGACTCGGTGCTGGTCGGATCGACGCACCCAACGCGCTCGATCGGATATCTAACGGACGGTAA
- a CDS encoding CinA family protein yields MNDDIDRELPMEIADALRDREETLAVAESCTGGLIGAAITAVPGASDYFDSGLTTYAYDAKRRHLGVSREALDEHGAVSEPVAREMARGVRDVTDVTWGIATTGIAGPTGGTEENPVGTVYIGIAYAGPWGSESSFASVSRYVFDGDRADVRAKTVDRALEDLLEALETRDA; encoded by the coding sequence ATGAACGACGACATCGACCGCGAGTTGCCGATGGAGATCGCCGACGCGCTCCGGGACCGCGAGGAGACGCTGGCCGTCGCCGAGTCCTGTACCGGCGGGCTGATCGGCGCCGCGATCACCGCCGTGCCGGGCGCCAGCGACTACTTCGATTCGGGGCTGACGACCTACGCGTACGACGCCAAGCGCCGCCACCTGGGCGTCAGCCGCGAGGCGTTGGACGAACACGGCGCCGTCTCGGAACCCGTCGCCCGCGAGATGGCCCGCGGCGTCCGCGACGTCACCGACGTCACGTGGGGGATCGCGACGACCGGTATCGCGGGTCCGACCGGGGGCACCGAGGAGAATCCAGTCGGCACCGTCTACATCGGCATCGCCTACGCCGGCCCGTGGGGCAGCGAGTCTTCCTTCGCCTCGGTCTCGCGGTACGTCTTCGACGGCGACCGCGCGGACGTGCGAGCGAAGACCGTCGATCGGGCGCTCGAGGACCTCCTCGAGGCGCTCGAGACCCGCGACGCCTGA
- a CDS encoding MFS transporter, which produces MDRSYWRTVSLVTLWQVSASVCYYTVFAATPFFRDEFGLSRFAVGLVVTALTLGYAIWLLPVGAVIDRFGEGRTLVVGLVGLGIGAMLVAGAPTYALLLAAAFFLGSTYATAIPGTNKAIYDAIAAGRQNLALGIKQVGVTAGSGVSALLVTGLAGALFWQAGFLIAAGFALVVAGVFAVCYRGAGEGGRAEYPDFRALSRNRPYRVLVAAGFFLGAALFTTTGYTVLYLEESIGASVVGGGGVLALVQLFGSVGRLAGGWLSDTLPGEPHVRIGAILIVQALAGSLLFVVVAATATPVAAAVAFSALGFFVLGNTGVYYSYMATLVTADEMGGATAAGQLSLVAGSVVAPPAFGYLADAVGYRASWWLLAAGTALAAGLLAYAVRLEPPVDEPAMRE; this is translated from the coding sequence ATGGACCGGTCGTACTGGCGGACGGTCTCGCTCGTGACGCTGTGGCAGGTGTCGGCGAGCGTCTGTTACTACACGGTCTTCGCGGCGACGCCGTTCTTCCGCGACGAGTTCGGCCTCTCCCGGTTCGCCGTCGGCCTCGTCGTGACGGCGCTCACCCTGGGCTACGCGATCTGGCTCCTGCCGGTCGGGGCGGTCATCGACCGCTTCGGCGAGGGACGAACGCTGGTCGTCGGCCTCGTCGGTCTTGGAATTGGCGCCATGCTGGTCGCCGGCGCACCGACGTACGCGCTGTTGCTCGCGGCGGCGTTTTTCCTCGGCTCGACGTACGCGACCGCGATTCCGGGGACGAACAAGGCGATCTACGACGCCATCGCGGCGGGCCGCCAGAACCTCGCGCTGGGGATCAAACAGGTCGGCGTCACCGCCGGCAGCGGCGTCAGCGCCCTCCTCGTGACCGGACTGGCGGGCGCGCTCTTCTGGCAGGCCGGCTTCCTGATCGCCGCCGGGTTCGCCCTCGTCGTCGCCGGCGTCTTCGCCGTCTGCTACCGCGGCGCGGGCGAGGGCGGGCGAGCGGAGTATCCGGACTTCCGGGCGCTGTCCCGCAACCGCCCCTACCGCGTGCTCGTCGCGGCCGGCTTCTTCCTCGGCGCGGCGCTGTTCACCACGACGGGCTACACGGTGTTGTACCTCGAGGAATCGATCGGCGCCTCGGTCGTCGGCGGCGGCGGCGTCCTCGCGCTCGTCCAACTGTTCGGCAGCGTCGGCCGCCTCGCCGGCGGCTGGCTGAGCGACACTCTCCCCGGCGAACCTCACGTTCGGATCGGCGCGATCCTGATCGTCCAGGCGCTCGCGGGTTCCCTCCTGTTCGTCGTCGTCGCCGCGACCGCGACGCCCGTCGCGGCCGCCGTCGCCTTCTCAGCACTGGGGTTCTTCGTCCTCGGGAACACGGGCGTCTACTACTCCTACATGGCGACGCTGGTCACCGCCGACGAGATGGGCGGCGCGACCGCCGCCGGCCAGCTCTCCCTGGTCGCCGGCTCCGTCGTCGCCCCGCCCGCGTTCGGCTACCTCGCCGACGCCGTCGGCTACCGCGCCTCGTGGTGGCTGCTCGCCGCCGGTACCGCCCTCGCCGCCGGGCTGCTGGCCTACGCCGTTCGCCTCGAGCCGCCGGTCGACGAGCCGGCGATGCGGGAGTGA
- a CDS encoding SDR family oxidoreductase, which yields MATAEDVEGTDEDGPEGTVVEEDRETARDGGEPVGDEDDRYTRKKSVLITGCSSGIGRATAAAFLREDWQVFATARDPEDIADLEDAGCTTFALDVTDPDQVARAVERVVDVAGAIDCLVNNAGYAQMGPIEDVATSDLHRQFDVNVYGPHRLARAALPHMRAQGAGRIINVSSVVGRVSFPGSGAYSGSKHALEAMSDSLRAEVEEFGIDVTVIEPGPVDTNFSDRVDDELPESERTPAYESLYEIYGEMQLIGGGNGGPFASSPEDVAAAILESATTSEPPARYPVGPLAQYGVYARFLPDPLRDAGYKLLRKLV from the coding sequence ATGGCCACCGCTGAGGACGTCGAGGGAACCGACGAGGACGGGCCGGAAGGCACCGTCGTCGAGGAGGATCGCGAGACGGCACGGGACGGCGGCGAACCCGTCGGCGACGAGGACGACCGCTACACCCGCAAGAAGTCCGTCCTGATCACCGGCTGTTCGTCCGGCATCGGGCGCGCCACCGCGGCCGCGTTCCTGCGCGAGGACTGGCAGGTGTTCGCGACCGCGCGCGATCCCGAGGACATCGCGGACCTCGAGGACGCGGGCTGTACGACCTTCGCGTTGGACGTCACCGATCCCGACCAGGTCGCGCGGGCGGTCGAGCGGGTCGTCGACGTCGCCGGCGCGATCGACTGTCTGGTCAACAACGCGGGCTACGCCCAGATGGGGCCGATAGAAGACGTCGCGACGTCGGATCTCCACCGCCAGTTCGACGTCAACGTCTACGGCCCCCACCGGCTCGCCCGCGCCGCCCTCCCTCACATGCGCGCCCAGGGCGCCGGCCGAATCATCAACGTCTCGAGCGTCGTCGGCCGGGTCTCGTTCCCCGGTTCGGGCGCCTACTCGGGGTCGAAACACGCCCTCGAGGCGATGAGCGACTCCCTGCGGGCGGAGGTCGAGGAGTTCGGCATCGACGTCACCGTGATCGAGCCCGGTCCGGTCGACACGAACTTCAGCGACCGCGTCGACGATGAACTGCCCGAATCGGAGCGGACGCCCGCCTACGAGTCGCTGTACGAGATCTACGGCGAGATGCAACTGATCGGCGGCGGGAACGGCGGCCCCTTCGCCTCCAGCCCCGAAGACGTCGCCGCGGCGATCCTCGAGTCCGCCACGACGTCCGAACCGCCCGCGCGGTATCCGGTCGGACCGCTGGCTCAGTACGGCGTCTACGCGCGATTCCTGCCGGACCCGCTGCGCGACGCGGGCTACAAACTCCTCCGAAAACTGGTTTGA
- a CDS encoding universal stress protein, producing MYRVLLPVDDDESRARAQAEAVSDLPAAAAEIRVDVLHVHEEVTAPDAEWAAGGFSDEYAEEMADNLRNVQRLPDSVETAADVLEAADVEYAIHETTGDAPEMILEAAAELDSDAIVLGVGERSPVGKVLFGSVVQAVILESDRPVTVVSAAEEGDGESA from the coding sequence ATGTATCGCGTCCTGCTCCCGGTCGACGACGACGAATCGCGAGCGCGCGCCCAGGCCGAGGCCGTGAGTGACCTGCCGGCGGCCGCCGCGGAGATCCGCGTCGACGTCCTCCACGTCCACGAGGAGGTGACGGCACCCGACGCGGAGTGGGCGGCCGGCGGCTTCTCCGACGAGTACGCCGAGGAGATGGCCGACAACCTCAGGAACGTTCAACGGCTGCCCGACTCCGTCGAGACCGCCGCCGACGTCCTCGAGGCGGCCGACGTCGAGTACGCGATCCACGAGACGACGGGCGACGCGCCCGAGATGATCCTCGAGGCCGCCGCGGAACTCGACAGCGACGCGATCGTCCTCGGCGTCGGCGAGCGTTCCCCCGTTGGGAAGGTGCTGTTCGGCAGCGTCGTGCAGGCGGTGATCCTCGAGAGCGACCGGCCGGTGACGGTCGTCTCCGCCGCAGAGGAGGGCGACGGCGAGTCGGCGTAA
- a CDS encoding helix-turn-helix domain-containing protein: MPGREFTQQERARGILEALAETSQATTTELATALETHPLTVERHCRALQRAGYVRRCTGGAYALVEADLDSSAPTPDDATVGRQRSTNPAD, translated from the coding sequence ATGCCAGGCCGCGAGTTCACACAGCAGGAGCGGGCCCGAGGGATCCTCGAGGCGCTCGCAGAGACGAGTCAAGCGACGACCACCGAACTAGCGACGGCCCTCGAGACGCATCCGCTCACCGTCGAGCGCCACTGCCGGGCGCTCCAGCGGGCCGGATACGTCCGTCGCTGTACCGGCGGTGCGTACGCGCTCGTCGAGGCCGACCTCGACTCGAGCGCGCCGACGCCCGACGACGCGACCGTCGGCCGGCAGCGGTCGACGAACCCCGCCGACTGA
- a CDS encoding SLC13 family permease, protein MVRNSRKTVQKFIRVLWVSLWKLNAQTKAYLTLDAPLILEDMDGVSEEEKRLARRVFPDGGRDPGDGTTAEDRTAEGGPGSGDDPGGSGGDRGDDGSSPFDVGGTYDLRQRIGFVLGPLLFALIFLSPTPDGLSAAGKAVAAVTAWVAVWWMSEAIPIPATSLLPIVLFPLTGALPVADTTPSYGHPLIFLFMGGFFLAMAMQRWGLHRRIALRTIKAVGTEPSRLILGFMLATAFLSMWVSNSATVMMMVPIALAVIYQTADLVDETGLDVDTSEGNFSFGIALMLCIAYGASVGGVSTLIGTPPNVLFAGQADALFDQSVSFAEWMLYGVPISIVGLVAVYAYVTRAVSPQFDELPAGADTIDRELEKLGPMNRQEKLVAIVFAGMAVSWIGASLIEPLFDVAPPEDADTIVAIGGAMVLFTLPTTTVEGDRTFLLDWTNAVDIPWGVILLFGGGLAIASGFGDTGLAAWIGEQLQALEGVSMIVVLFAVVSMTIFLTEVTSNTATTAMLMPILAGVAVGIGVHPYGLMIAGATAASFAFMLPVATPPNAIVFGSGYISLPQMARIGAGLNVIGIALITLVAFAWLPIAWGIDITTLPTEFVEAWEA, encoded by the coding sequence ATGGTGCGGAACTCTCGGAAAACGGTTCAAAAGTTCATCCGCGTGCTCTGGGTGTCGCTGTGGAAACTCAACGCCCAGACGAAAGCGTACCTCACGCTCGACGCACCGCTGATCCTCGAGGACATGGACGGCGTCTCCGAGGAGGAGAAACGCCTCGCGCGGCGGGTCTTTCCGGACGGGGGCCGCGATCCGGGCGACGGTACTACGGCCGAGGACCGGACCGCCGAAGGCGGTCCCGGAAGCGGCGACGATCCCGGCGGTAGCGGCGGCGACCGGGGCGACGACGGGAGCTCGCCGTTCGACGTCGGCGGGACGTACGATCTGCGCCAGCGGATCGGGTTCGTCCTCGGGCCGCTCCTGTTCGCCCTGATCTTCCTCTCGCCGACGCCCGACGGCCTGTCGGCCGCTGGGAAGGCCGTCGCCGCGGTCACCGCGTGGGTCGCCGTCTGGTGGATGTCCGAGGCGATCCCGATCCCGGCGACCTCGCTGTTGCCGATCGTCCTCTTTCCGCTGACCGGCGCGCTCCCGGTCGCGGACACGACGCCGTCCTACGGTCACCCGCTGATCTTCCTCTTCATGGGCGGGTTCTTCCTCGCGATGGCGATGCAGCGGTGGGGGCTCCACCGCCGGATCGCCCTGCGGACGATCAAGGCCGTCGGCACCGAGCCCTCGCGGCTCATTCTCGGGTTCATGCTCGCGACCGCGTTCCTCTCGATGTGGGTCTCGAACAGCGCGACCGTCATGATGATGGTCCCCATCGCGCTGGCGGTTATCTACCAGACCGCCGATCTGGTCGACGAAACCGGGCTCGACGTCGACACGAGCGAGGGCAACTTCTCCTTCGGCATCGCCCTGATGCTCTGTATCGCCTACGGCGCGTCCGTCGGCGGCGTCTCGACGCTGATCGGCACGCCGCCGAACGTGCTCTTCGCGGGCCAAGCCGACGCGCTCTTCGATCAGTCGGTTTCCTTCGCCGAGTGGATGCTCTACGGCGTCCCCATCTCGATCGTCGGCCTCGTCGCCGTCTACGCCTACGTCACCCGCGCGGTGTCGCCGCAGTTCGATGAACTCCCCGCCGGCGCGGACACGATCGATCGGGAACTCGAGAAACTCGGACCGATGAACAGGCAGGAGAAACTGGTCGCGATCGTCTTCGCCGGGATGGCCGTAAGCTGGATCGGAGCCAGCCTGATCGAGCCGCTCTTCGACGTCGCGCCCCCGGAGGACGCCGACACCATCGTGGCGATCGGCGGCGCGATGGTCCTGTTTACGCTGCCGACGACGACGGTCGAGGGCGATCGCACCTTCCTGCTCGACTGGACGAACGCCGTCGACATCCCGTGGGGGGTCATTCTCCTGTTCGGCGGCGGACTCGCGATCGCCTCCGGCTTCGGCGACACCGGCCTCGCGGCCTGGATCGGCGAACAGCTCCAGGCCCTCGAGGGCGTCTCGATGATCGTCGTCCTGTTCGCCGTCGTCTCCATGACGATCTTCCTGACGGAGGTCACCTCGAACACGGCGACGACGGCGATGCTGATGCCCATTCTGGCCGGCGTCGCGGTCGGCATCGGCGTCCATCCCTACGGGCTGATGATCGCCGGGGCGACCGCCGCGTCGTTCGCGTTCATGCTGCCCGTCGCGACCCCGCCGAACGCGATCGTCTTCGGCAGCGGCTACATCTCGCTGCCCCAGATGGCCCGCATCGGCGCCGGACTCAACGTCATCGGCATCGCGTTGATCACGCTCGTCGCCTTCGCGTGGCTGCCGATCGCCTGGGGGATCGACATCACGACGTTGCCGACCGAGTTCGTCGAGGCCTGGGAGGCCTGA
- a CDS encoding ArsA family ATPase yields the protein MSGIDAERVDEEAETADETDDAHTIEVTPTDSLEDEERETIDVEPSDDPVDGPDYVLYGGKGGVGKTTMAAATALDSARGGTSTLVVSTDPAHSLSDTFETDVPAEPGRIRDDIPLYAAEIDPESAMEAGEVAFHGGAGGPDDAANADDGTAGPFGGGDGGGAGPFGGGDGGAGEMGGMGGLGDLLGGGDGSPMEALFGGAMPGADEAAAMQLLLEYMDDPRFERVVIDTAPTGHTLRLLKLPELMDTMMGRMMKMRQRISGMLEGMKGMFPGQEAPEEDDLGDLDELRERIERLRAALQDPARTDFRIVMVPEEMSVFESKRLRGQLEEFRIPVGTVVVNRVMEPLSNVTDDVRGEFLQPNLDDCEFCQRRWDVQQGALAEAQELFRGTEVRRVPLFADEVRGEGMLEVVAACLR from the coding sequence ATGAGCGGAATCGACGCCGAGCGGGTCGACGAGGAGGCCGAGACGGCGGACGAGACCGACGACGCCCACACCATCGAGGTGACGCCGACGGACTCCCTCGAGGACGAGGAACGGGAAACCATCGACGTGGAGCCGTCCGACGATCCCGTCGACGGCCCGGACTACGTGCTCTACGGCGGGAAAGGCGGCGTCGGAAAGACGACGATGGCCGCCGCGACCGCGCTGGACAGCGCCCGCGGCGGCACGTCGACGCTGGTCGTCTCGACGGATCCGGCCCACTCGCTGTCGGACACCTTCGAGACCGACGTGCCGGCCGAACCGGGCCGGATCCGCGACGATATCCCCCTCTACGCGGCTGAGATCGACCCCGAGTCCGCGATGGAGGCGGGCGAGGTCGCCTTCCACGGGGGCGCCGGCGGTCCCGACGACGCGGCGAACGCGGACGACGGAACCGCGGGGCCGTTCGGCGGGGGCGACGGCGGCGGCGCGGGTCCCTTCGGCGGGGGCGACGGCGGCGCGGGCGAAATGGGCGGTATGGGCGGGCTCGGCGACCTGCTCGGCGGCGGTGACGGGTCGCCGATGGAGGCGCTGTTCGGCGGCGCGATGCCCGGCGCCGACGAGGCCGCCGCGATGCAACTGCTGCTCGAGTACATGGACGACCCCCGGTTCGAGCGCGTCGTCATCGACACCGCGCCGACGGGCCACACCCTCCGGCTCCTGAAGCTCCCGGAACTGATGGACACCATGATGGGTCGGATGATGAAGATGCGCCAGCGCATCAGCGGCATGCTCGAGGGGATGAAGGGGATGTTCCCCGGCCAAGAAGCGCCCGAGGAGGACGACCTCGGGGACTTAGACGAACTCCGCGAGCGCATCGAGCGCCTGCGAGCGGCCCTGCAGGATCCCGCGCGGACGGACTTCCGGATCGTCATGGTCCCCGAGGAGATGAGCGTCTTCGAGTCCAAGCGCCTGCGCGGGCAACTCGAGGAGTTCCGGATTCCGGTGGGCACGGTCGTCGTCAACCGCGTCATGGAGCCGCTGTCGAACGTCACCGACGACGTTCGGGGCGAGTTCCTCCAGCCGAATCTGGACGATTGCGAGTTCTGCCAGCGCCGGTGGGACGTCCAGCAGGGCGCCCTCGCCGAAGCCCAGGAACTCTTCCGCGGCACCGAGGTGCGGCGCGTCCCGCTGTTCGCCGACGAAGTAAGAGGTGAGGGGATGCTTGAGGTCGTCGCGGCCTGTCTGCGGTGA
- a CDS encoding pyridoxal phosphate-dependent aminotransferase, with protein sequence MDYETPLFFHVMEYANRAAGDVIDMVSGNPDWEPPEALREGLRDYADLEPDRFQYAPSEGLLELREEIAARRGVDADQIVVTNGAGEANYLAMARALERDRGDEIVLTDPVYPYYPGKTTMLDGTQRFVATDDEGRLDPADVREAASEETAAIVVATPNNPTGAVYPESTMAALVDVAEEYDAILISDEVYDHYDLSGEFASALGVDSSHRIVTNAFSKSMAITGVRVGYAVFPPELVENAKTTRPASTSAGPDAPSLRARARRDLARRVHHASFYVMARFDGYPGTLENVERLIDEAGVAGMPGEAFGDSRSDWLRFALVTPRVEEAAERLAAYFD encoded by the coding sequence ATGGACTACGAGACGCCGCTGTTCTTCCACGTCATGGAGTACGCGAATCGGGCGGCGGGCGACGTCATCGACATGGTCAGCGGCAACCCCGACTGGGAGCCTCCCGAGGCGCTCCGGGAGGGGCTGCGCGACTACGCCGATCTCGAGCCCGACCGGTTCCAGTACGCCCCCAGCGAGGGCCTGCTCGAGCTCCGCGAGGAGATCGCGGCCCGGCGGGGCGTCGACGCCGACCAGATCGTCGTCACGAACGGCGCGGGCGAGGCCAACTACCTCGCGATGGCCCGCGCGCTCGAGCGCGACCGCGGCGACGAAATCGTGCTGACGGACCCGGTCTACCCCTACTATCCGGGGAAGACGACGATGCTCGACGGAACGCAGCGGTTCGTCGCGACGGACGACGAGGGGCGGCTCGATCCGGCCGACGTCCGCGAGGCGGCGAGCGAGGAGACGGCCGCCATCGTAGTTGCCACGCCGAACAATCCGACCGGTGCGGTCTATCCCGAGTCGACGATGGCGGCCCTCGTCGACGTCGCCGAGGAGTACGACGCGATCCTGATCAGCGACGAGGTGTACGACCACTACGACCTCTCGGGCGAGTTCGCGTCCGCGTTGGGCGTCGACTCGAGCCACCGGATCGTCACCAACGCCTTCTCGAAGTCGATGGCGATCACGGGCGTTCGGGTCGGCTACGCCGTCTTCCCGCCGGAGCTCGTCGAGAACGCCAAGACGACTCGGCCCGCCAGTACGTCTGCGGGGCCAGACGCCCCGAGTCTGCGGGCGCGAGCGCGTCGCGACCTTGCCCGACGAGTACACCACGCGTCGTTCTACGTCATGGCCCGTTTCGACGGCTATCCGGGGACGCTCGAGAACGTCGAACGCCTGATCGACGAGGCCGGCGTCGCGGGGATGCCCGGCGAGGCCTTCGGCGACTCGCGGTCCGACTGGCTCCGCTTCGCGCTCGTCACGCCCCGCGTCGAGGAAGCGGCCGAGCGACTCGCGGCGTACTTCGACTGA
- a CDS encoding tautomerase family protein: MPLLQFDTTLSPSAEEKTALADRVTDLYTTEMETTAGHVAVTIRERDPADLHLGRAVDGPIVFLDAEIRRGRPFERKRAFALEAMAYVCETFDVPESNAKVVFTEHPGEQMMGVDRVGGEWDGDEEGE, encoded by the coding sequence GTGCCACTCTTACAGTTCGATACGACGCTGTCGCCGTCGGCCGAGGAAAAGACGGCGCTGGCCGACCGGGTGACGGACCTCTACACGACGGAGATGGAGACGACGGCGGGCCACGTCGCGGTGACGATCCGCGAGCGCGATCCGGCCGACCTCCACCTCGGGCGCGCGGTCGACGGACCGATCGTCTTCCTCGACGCCGAGATCCGGCGCGGTCGACCGTTCGAGCGCAAGCGCGCGTTCGCGCTCGAGGCGATGGCGTACGTCTGCGAGACGTTCGACGTCCCCGAATCGAACGCGAAGGTCGTCTTCACCGAACATCCCGGAGAGCAAATGATGGGCGTCGACCGCGTCGGCGGCGAGTGGGACGGCGACGAGGAAGGCGAGTAA
- a CDS encoding glycosyltransferase family 2 protein, which translates to MALEVLVAAFVLTQLCYAVVNCGLLALFLRRPANVVDERTLGRVLEANGGRIGREDEQSSRVAIQTDGGSPKDERGSPERKHSLGPDCRLPPALRRRIHVFVPLIHGRWRGLESTLASIAAQSYPTSLVSVTVVYEPRETDALALEGAIDAERPPGLEVETLSLDAAARAVEQTRGAGAPAGGGGVESGNPPENGERAWWATGTGTSPTAATMLTAAFESRSVAADDLVAVFEAGSWLPVDAFELAVAGLEEYDVVQTKHTVRDVDAGILPLLDSMATAAWSDLGHRSSTGPYHLLGSGYLATGRVLEDVTAWRRRTGDDVPLGLAASHRGNALGVVDRYVRLDCPAGLEAWLDRKRAWTRDLYRRFFARGWSGVDDLRCWSGTLLLQSLALLSVVGVPAAALVAVLSAGGASVALPLTVQLLVGFNVIVWAYYCLRAYRAAWDAVPFRSWPHGIAYSILANPFSQALYATLWAAPICLGLVDLARGDA; encoded by the coding sequence ATGGCCCTCGAGGTCCTCGTCGCCGCGTTCGTCCTGACCCAGCTCTGTTACGCCGTCGTCAACTGCGGCCTGCTGGCGCTGTTCCTGCGCCGACCCGCGAACGTCGTCGACGAGCGGACGCTCGGACGAGTTCTCGAGGCCAACGGCGGCCGAATCGGTCGCGAAGACGAACAGTCCAGCCGAGTCGCTATCCAGACTGACGGTGGGTCTCCCAAGGACGAACGTGGTTCTCCTGAGCGCAAGCACAGTCTCGGCCCCGATTGTCGGCTCCCGCCCGCACTCCGCCGGCGAATCCACGTCTTCGTGCCGCTGATTCACGGCCGCTGGCGGGGCCTCGAGTCGACGCTCGCGAGCATCGCCGCCCAGAGCTATCCGACGTCGCTGGTTTCGGTCACCGTCGTCTACGAGCCCCGCGAGACGGACGCGCTCGCACTCGAGGGCGCGATCGACGCCGAGCGGCCACCGGGGCTCGAGGTCGAGACCCTCTCACTCGACGCCGCGGCCCGCGCGGTCGAGCAAACGCGGGGCGCTGGCGCGCCTGCGGGCGGCGGTGGCGTCGAGAGCGGGAATCCGCCCGAGAACGGCGAACGCGCGTGGTGGGCCACCGGAACGGGGACGTCGCCGACGGCGGCGACCATGCTGACCGCCGCCTTCGAGTCCCGCTCGGTCGCGGCCGACGACCTCGTCGCCGTCTTCGAGGCCGGAAGCTGGCTGCCGGTCGATGCGTTCGAACTCGCGGTCGCCGGTCTCGAGGAGTACGACGTCGTCCAGACCAAACACACGGTTCGCGACGTCGACGCGGGGATCCTCCCGCTGCTCGACTCGATGGCGACGGCGGCGTGGTCGGATCTGGGCCACCGTTCGAGTACGGGGCCGTACCACCTGCTGGGCTCGGGCTATCTGGCGACCGGGCGCGTCCTCGAGGACGTCACGGCGTGGCGACGCCGGACGGGCGACGACGTCCCGCTCGGCCTGGCCGCCTCCCACCGGGGCAACGCGCTCGGCGTCGTCGATCGGTACGTCCGACTTGACTGCCCCGCTGGGCTCGAGGCGTGGCTCGACCGGAAGCGAGCGTGGACGCGCGACCTGTACCGACGGTTCTTCGCGCGCGGCTGGAGCGGCGTCGACGACCTCCGGTGTTGGTCCGGAACGCTGCTGTTGCAGTCGCTGGCGCTGCTCTCCGTCGTCGGGGTTCCCGCCGCGGCGCTCGTCGCGGTGCTGTCCGCGGGCGGCGCGTCGGTGGCGCTCCCGCTGACGGTGCAGTTGCTCGTCGGCTTCAACGTCATCGTCTGGGCGTACTACTGCCTGCGGGCCTACCGTGCCGCCTGGGACGCGGTTCCGTTCCGCTCGTGGCCCCACGGGATCGCGTACTCGATCCTCGCAAATCCGTTCTCGCAGGCGCTGTACGCGACGCTGTGGGCGGCCCCGATCTGTCTGGGGCTCGTCGACCTCGCTCGCGGCGATGCGTGA